Within Triticum dicoccoides isolate Atlit2015 ecotype Zavitan chromosome 1B, WEW_v2.0, whole genome shotgun sequence, the genomic segment CTATTGCACCAGAGAAGATGCAGGAGCACTTTGAGGACTTCTATGAGGATATCTATGAGGAGCTGAGCAAGTTTGGTGAGGTTGAGACCCTGAACGTGTGCGACAACCTTGCTGACCACATGATCGGGAATGTCTATGTCCAGTTCAGGGAGGAAGAGCAGGCAGTGGCTGCTCACAATGCCCTCCAAGGCCGCTTCTACTCTGGTCGCCCAATCATTGTGGAGTACTCCCCTGTGACAGACTTCCGGGAGGCGACCTGCAGGCAGTTTGAGGAGAACAGCTGCAACCGTGGTGGCTACTGCAACTTCATGCACGTGAAGCAGATTGGTAGGGAGCTCAGGAGGAAGCTATATGGCGGGCGTTCCAGGAGGAGCCACGGGAGGAGCCGCAGCCCCAGCCCGCAGCACAGGAGGGACAACCGTGACCGTGGTGGTGACTTCCGCCGTGATGGCCGGGATGAAtaccgtggtggtggtggtggcggcggcggttacCGTGGAGGCGATGGAGGTGATGGTGGTGGTTAccgtggtggaggtggtggtggtggctaccGTGGAGGTGATGGGGGTGGCTatcgtggtggtgg encodes:
- the LOC119349544 gene encoding splicing factor U2af small subunit B-like, whose product is MAEHLASIFGTEKDRVNCPFYFKIGACRHGDRCSRLHNRPTTSPTIVLANMYQRPDMITPGVDAQGVAIAPEKMQEHFEDFYEDIYEELSKFGEVETLNVCDNLADHMIGNVYVQFREEEQAVAAHNALQGRFYSGRPIIVEYSPVTDFREATCRQFEENSCNRGGYCNFMHVKQIGRELRRKLYGGRSRRSHGRSRSPSPQHRRDNRDRGGDFRRDGRDEYRGGGGGGGGYRGGDGGDGGGYRGGGGGGGYRGGDGGGYRGGGGGGGYRGGGRGGGGGRHDRYDDGPRRRYGGSPPRRGRSPPARENSEERRAKIEQWNREREEK